The following coding sequences lie in one Haematobia irritans isolate KBUSLIRL chromosome 3, ASM5000362v1, whole genome shotgun sequence genomic window:
- the LOC142231063 gene encoding uncharacterized protein LOC142231063, with protein MVCEEFFVRNCTRSSDGRYTVAMPFKSQLAGQSAPTFAHSDYSALKRLKQVENRFLREPRFASEYRKFMDEYESLGHMVKIGPYPQAIHSNGYFLPHHGVVRESSSTTKLRVVFDGSSRRLPQTSLNDELYPGPALQNDLPAIITRWRRFRIGFRSDLEKMFRQIRIVEDQQHYQQILWRSDSRIYVYRLQTVTYGTASAPYLSIRVLHQLAQDEVGKYPEACSILMSDTYVDDIISGADSESEAKYIQGQLVSLLAAGGFNLRKWISNSRELMAHIPEDFRERTDTLDLNEANVVKALGLAWNTEQDSFSFHVNFESQCEVTKCSLLSDASKLYDPLGWLAPVTINAKIAFQKLWLEGIDWRDRVSAEMNAYWNRYISDLKVLEQISIPRWVNCSLQSRLELHGFCDASQSAFAAVVYIRVVGVNGSGSVFLLQSKTKVAPLKVLSIPKLELCGARLLARFMSKVRKSLEREILGVYYWTDSITVLCWLRGESSKWSVFVGNRVSEIQQHSNISQWRYISTKDNPADCASRGITPSELTVHDLWWSGPSWLSLPQTLWPKQPDNSYETDLEIRKSSITVNVASRSEYPDILSKFSSLSKLTRVTAYILRFVHNSKVHDAHKRYTGFLKTTEINNALQALILASQPVDFFEDIVQLRKGETVHSSSSIRILCPFIDEKGVIRVGGRLRKAKFHYDFKHPILLSKHNPLSCLIFADAHVKTLHGGLIQMQAYVARKFWILSARNLAKLILRNCVTCFKYKAQSAQQIMGDLPAVRLQPCRPFKHSGVDYAGPITIKQSTARNSVTTKGYICLFICMVTKAIHLEAVTTLSTDSFIAAFRRFTSRRGMCSELYSDCGTNFIGANKELQILHRRNRDSLPDELVDMLSTNGTNWHFIPPASPNFGGLWEAGVKSTKHHLKRIMSNRILTFEELTTLLAQIEGCLNSRPLCPLSSDPSDNEALTPAHFLVGEPILNVPHESLLDCSVDRLSRWKVVELLKQQFWKRWSSEYVNRLQSRPKWLKPQQNVEIGDLVLVFDERIPPGQWPLGRVTDVHPGADGRVRVVSLKSNGKVYKRPVSKIAVLPVKENFQLTEGQKKSCCESRHSQVISETE; from the coding sequence ATGGTTTGTGAAGagttttttgtgaggaattgcaCTCGTAGTTCTGATGGTAGGTATACCGTTGCTATGCCATTCAAGTCGCAATTGGCTGGACAATCTGCACCGACATTCGCTCATAGTGATTATAGTGCATTGAAACGTTTGAAGCAGGTCGAAAATCGATTCCTGCGGGAGCCTCGTTTTGCCTCAGAATATAGGAAGTTCATGGATGAGTACGAGTCGTTAGGGCACATGGTTAAGATAGGTCCTTATCCACAGGCGATTCATTCTAATGGTTATTTTTTGCCCCATCACGGCGTTGTTAGGGAAAGTAGTTCCACCACCAAGCTTCGTGTAGTTTTTGATGGAAGTAGTAGACGACTTCCACAAACTTCGCTGAATGATGAGTTGTATCCTGGCCCAGCCCTGCAAAATGACTTGCCGGCTATTATAACTAGATGGCGTCGATTTAGAATAGGTTTCCGATCGGATTTAGAAAAGATGTTTAGACAGATTCGGATTGTTGAGGATCAACAGCATTATCAGCAGATTCTTTGGCGCTCTGATTCTAGGATTTACGTTTATAGGCTACAGACTGTAACATATGGCACGGCGTCTGCCCCTTATCTATCTATCAGGGTTCTTCACCAGTTGGCTCAGGACGAAGTTGGGAAATATCCTGAGGCTTGTTCTATTTTAATGTCTGACACCTACGTCGACGATATCATCTCTGGCGCTGACTCAGAGTCTGAGGCCAAATATATTCAAGGACAATTGGTTTCACTTTTAGCAGCAGGTGGTTTTAATTTACGCAAGTGGATTTCTAATTCTAGAGAGCTGATGGCTCATATACCAGAAGATTTTCGTGAAAGGACTGATACTCTGGATTTGAATGAGGCTAATGTTGTGAAAGCGTTAGGTTTGGCTTGGAATACGGAACAAGATTCTTTTtcttttcatgtaaatttcGAGTCTCAGTGTGAGGTTACGAAATGTAGTTTGCTTTCTGACGCTTCGAAATTATATGACCCACTAGGCTGGCTAGCTCCAGTTACTATTAATGCAAAGATTGCATTTCAGAAGCTTTGGCTGGAGGGCATAGATTGGAGGGACAGGGTGTCCGCTGAAATGAATGCTTATTGGAATCGTTATATCTCCGATTTGAAGGTCTTGGAGCAGATTTCTATACCCCGCTGGGTTAATTGTTCTCTACAAAGCCGCCTCGAACTACATGGGTTCTGCGATGCTTCGCAATCAGCTTTTGCTGCAGTTGTCTATATTAGGGTTGTTGGTGTGAACGGTTCTGGCTCAGTTTTCCTTCTTCAGTCGAAGACAAAGGTAGCACCACTTAAAGTACTGTCAATTCCAAAGTTGGAATTATGTGGGGCACGATTGCTTGCGAGATTTATGTCTAAAGTTAGGAAGTCACTAGAACGGGAGATTCTAGGTGTCTATTATTGGACGGACAGTATTACGGTGCTATGTTGGCTCAGAGGTGAGTCATCTAAGTGGAGCGTTTTCGTAGGAAATCGTGTGAGTGAGATTCAGCAGCATTCTAATATTTCTCAATGGCGCTATATTTCTACTAAGGATAATCCTGCTGACTGTGCTTCCCGCGGCATAACTCCTAGTGAATTGACTGTACATGACTTATGGTGGTCAGGTCCTAGTTGGTTATCTCTTCCTCAAACTCTTTGGCCCAAACAACCCGATAATTCTTACGAAACAGATCTTGAGATTCGAAAATCGTCCATAACTGTGAATGTCGCGTCTAGATCCGAATATCCGGATATATTATCTAAATTTTCTTCACTGTCGAAACTGACAAGAGTTACAGCTTATATTTTGCGATTCGTTCATAATTCCAAAGTTCATGACGCGCATAAAAGATATACGGGTTTCCTCAAAACCACTGAAATAAATAACGCGCTTCAAGCCCTTATACTTGCTTCTCAACCTGTCGATTTTTTCGAGGATATTGTGCAGCTGCGAAAAGGAGAAACAGTTCATTCCAGTAGCAGTATAAGAATTCTTTGTCCCTTTATTGATGAAAAGGGTGTAATTAGAGTTGGAGGACGCCTAAGAAAAGCTAAGTTTCACTATGATTTTAAACACCCAATTCTTCTGTCCAAACACAATCCTTTGTCTTGTCTAATATTTGCAGACGCCCATGTCAAAACACTACATGGCGGTCTCATCCAAATGCAAGCATATGTGGCTCGTAAATTCTGGATTCTTTCTGCCCGAAATCTCGCTAAACTGATTCTGCGCAACTGCGTCACTTGTTTCAAATATAAGGCCCAATCTGCACAACAAATTATGGGTGATCTCCCTGCCGTACGATTGCAGCCTTGTCGCCCGTTTAAGCATAGCGGAGTTGACTATGCTGGGCCCATAACTATCAAACAATCTACCGCAAGAAACTCGGTTACCACGAAAGGATACATATGCCTCTTCATTTGTATGGTCACTAAAGCCATACATCTCGAAGCCGTCACTACTCTGTCCACAGACTCATTTATAGCAGCGTTTAGAAGATTTACTTCTCGTCGTGGAATGTGTTCTGAACTCTACTCTGACTGTGGCACAAATTTCATCGGTGCTAACAAGGAACTACAAATATTACACCGAAGAAATCGTGATTCACTTCCCGATGAGCTCGTGGATATGTTATCCACTAATGGCACAAACTGGCACTTTATTCCACCGgcctctccaaattttggtggcTTATGGGAGGCCGGTGTAAAATCCACGAAACATCACCTTAAACGTATCATGAGTAATAGAATTCTTACTTTTGAAGAATTAACAACACTATTAGCCCAAATCGAGGGTTGTTTAAACTCTAGACCGCTGTGCCCCCTGTCTTCTGACCCATCAGATAATGAGGCGTTAACCCCGGCTCATTTTCTCGTTGGAGAACCAATCCTGAATGTGCCCCATGAAAGTTTACTCGATTGCTCTGTGGACAGGTTATCTCGGTGGAAAGTTGTGGAGTTGCTTAAACAACAGTTTTGGAAACGATGGTCATCAGAATATGTCAACCGACTTCAGTCTCGCCCGAAATGGTTAAAGCCACAGCAAAATGTTGAAATTGGTGATCTTGTGCTTGTGTTTGATGAGAGAATCCCACCTGGACAATGGCCCCTCGGAAGAGTCACTGACGTCCATCCTGGTGCTGATGGTCGGGTTCGTGTGGTATCTCTCAAGTCAAATGGCAAAGTCTACAAACGTCCTGTCTCGAAAATAGCCGTTCTACCCGTCAAAGAAAACTTTCAATTGACAGAAGGTCAGAAAAAGAGTTGCTGTGAGTCGAGGCACAGCCAGGTTATCTCTGAAACCGAATAA
- the LOC142231064 gene encoding uncharacterized protein LOC142231064, whose translation MEDCSREIEDQRVLEKQLREIISDFDNLSSSEKSRGLCQSYLEEIDQIKKTFESNHEQLFDFVRDKSIPLSDVPYFSEECHRKFNRIYLSGKGKFLDFISDFRDTFSNTFQSSIFHALSHRNDSASCDVRLPKIDIPTFSGDYLGWISYRDMFISLVHNNSSLSKVQKYYFLKNSCRDTPLSIVNEYPASEASYELAWAALGRRYHNKRKIADSVFRKLFDIPQSNGSCESIKMILDNTRNCLALLNTLEISCDNWDPILIHITVGKLDIQTCKEWEQSLKASTDIPKLDELFIFLETAFRTLESISDHTGPSTRTQAKISKSNNMSFQTNNSYQVRRVNTVSVGDGNCPCCGKRHLLYKCFKFAALSSAAKFDLLKDKKICRNCLNTGHFARECRIQSRCKTCNMNHHTIVHNEFSSNQRANNSVKFTSPVATSSPDLDNPFPSSSDGTVATNSNVNCNLSLLNTTVMPQVLLATVRVVVKTDFGVFKLRAILDQGAQATLITEQAAQLLKLRRYNTFTRIVGVGGNQTITIRKYVKFCLSSSYETDFKLESSAFVMPSLTSYHAAPIDRKYLPDLSNLHLADPDFDRGDSIDLLLGGDIYGDILLPQQKKFEKGIFLQLSHFGWY comes from the exons ATGGAAGATTGTTCGCGTGAAATTGAGGACCAAAGGGTTTTGGAAAAACAGTTAAGGGAGATTATTTCGGATTTTGATAATTTGTCGAGCTCGGAAAAATCTCGTGGTTTGTGTCAAAGTTATTTGGAGGAAATTGATCAGATTAAGAAGACATTTGAATCGAATCATGAACAACTTTTTGATTTTGTTAGGGATAAATCTATACCTCTAAGTGATGTTCCTTATTTCTCGGAGGAATGTCATCGGAAATTTAATAGGATTTATCTAAGTGGCAAAGGGAAATTTTTAGATTTCATAAGTGACTTTCGTGATACGTTTTCAAATACTTTTCAATCCAGTATTTTTCACGCGTTGTCTCATAGGAACGATTCTGCCTCTTGTGATGTTCGCTTACCCAAAATCGACATACCGACTTTTTCTGGTGACTATCTCGGATGGATATCGTACAGGGATATGTTCATTTCACTGGTTCATAATAATAGTTCTTTGTCTAaggttcaaaaatattatttcttgaaGAATTCGTGTAGGGATACGCCTTTGTCTATCGTGAATGAATATCCCGCTTCAGAGGCTAGCTACGAATTAGCTTGGGCTGCTTTAGGTCGTAGATACCACAACAAAAGGAAAATCGCTGACTCAGTTTTCCGGAAATTATTTGATATTCCTCAATCTAATGGGTCTTGTGAGAGTATTAAGATGATTTTAGATAACACTCGTAACTGTCTGGCTCTTTTGAATACTTTGGAGATAAGTTGTGATAATTGGGATCCAATATTGATCCATATTACTGTGGGGAAATTAGATATTCAAACGTGTAAGGAATGGGAGCAATCTCTGAAGGCATCGACAGATATCCCGAAGCTAGATGAACTCTTTATTTTTCTCGAAACTGCGTTTCGTACTTTAGAATCGATTAGCGATCATACTGGCCCATCGACTAGGACACAGGCGAAAATTTCGAAGAGTAACAACATGTCATTTCAAACTAATAATTCGTATCAGGTTCGTCGAGTGAACACAGTTTCCGTAGGAGACGGGAATTGTCCGTGCTGTGGTAAGCGTCATTTGTTGTACAAGTGTTTCAAATTCGCTGCTCTTTCATCTGCCGCTAAATTtgatcttctaaaggataaaaaGATTTGTAGAAATTGCCTCAATACTGGCCATTTTGCCAGGGAATGTCGGATCCAGAGCAGGTGCAAGACCTGTAATATGAATCACCATACAATTGTTCATAACGAATTTTCTTCGAATCAGCGAGCTAATAATTCGGTTAAATTCACGAGTCCCGTCGCGACTAGTAGTCCAGATTTGGACAATCCTTTTCCTAGTTCTTCTGATGGAACAGTTGCAACAAATTCAAATGTTAACTGCAATTTGTCTCTTTTGAATACCACTGTTATGCCTCAAGTGTTATTGGCCACGGTTCGTGTTGTAGTAAAGACGGATTTTGGGGTGTTTAAATTACGGGCGATTCTAGATCAGGGCGCTCAGGCCACATTAATTACGGAGCAAGCTGCTCAACTTTTGAAACTTAGGAGGTACAACACATTTACTCGCATTGTTGGTGTTGGAGGGAATCAAACTATTACAATTCGTAAATATGTCAAGTTCTGCCTCAGCTCTTCTTACGAGACTGATTTTAAATTGGAAAGTAGTGCATTCGTGATGCCGTCGTTGACTAGCTATCATGCAGCTCCAATAGATAGGAAATATTTGCCCGATTTATCGAATTTACATTTAGCTGACCCTGATTTCGATAGAGGCGATAGTATTGACTTGCTCTTAGGGGGAGATATTTATGGGGATATCTTGCTTCCTCAACAAAAGAAATTCGAGAAAGGGATTTTCTTACAATTATCGCATTTCGGTTGG TATTAA